One genomic region from Candidatus Zixiibacteriota bacterium encodes:
- a CDS encoding DUF2721 domain-containing protein, whose protein sequence is MAPGIEITKFISDMLAPVVMISACGLLLLGLQNKYSNIISAIRELNEEKRELKLTEELNKFQVRRLKSIEKQVGQLLRRARLNKNSILNLYTGMIFFMLTSLFIALRDLGLLFKGELFPLILFLVGTAFVFSGTVFAYLEVRISFRVVQFEVEEES, encoded by the coding sequence ATGGCTCCAGGTATAGAGATAACCAAATTTATCAGCGATATGTTAGCCCCGGTGGTGATGATATCCGCGTGCGGGTTGCTTCTTTTGGGTTTGCAAAATAAATACTCCAACATCATCAGTGCCATCCGGGAACTGAATGAAGAGAAAAGGGAATTGAAATTGACTGAAGAGCTGAATAAATTTCAGGTAAGAAGATTAAAAAGCATTGAAAAACAAGTGGGACAGCTTTTGAGAAGGGCTCGGCTGAACAAAAATTCGATTTTGAATCTCTATACCGGTATGATTTTCTTCATGCTGACCTCGCTCTTCATAGCTCTAAGAGATCTGGGGTTGCTTTTCAAAGGAGAGCTTTTCCCCCTGATTCTTTTTTTAGTCGGAACTGCTTTTGTGTTCAGCGGTACGGTTTTCGCCTACTTAGAGGTCAGGATCTCCTTCCGGGTGGTTCAATTTGAGGTGGAAGAGGAGTCGTAG
- a CDS encoding bifunctional folylpolyglutamate synthase/dihydrofolate synthase encodes MNYQQAVDFLFSLEKFGIKLGLENTFSLMKRLGNPHLKFTSIHVAGTNGKGSCCAMLYSILRKTGYSCGLYTSPHLVDFRERIRVGESLIEKDYLKDFVSDFKGEILKKKYTFFEVITALAFSYFADRKIELAVVETGLGGRLDSTNILKPEVSVITNIGLEHTDRLGRTLEKIAREKAGIIKDNVPTVTSIEREKPFKVIESLCRQKKSELFSVFKDCKWEIKESSIAGIKFNLKTRTDTYSGIRLNLAGEHQVRNAACAILAIENLTHQGFKVDKKAILSGLKKVNWPGRLEVYCRNPLVILDVAHNPDGIRNLTSALKKLLHDKNIYFIFGVMEDKNYRKMLQIMSRIAKEIILTQLDYQRSAKLDSLADSARKLGLRYSSVSGVKEAYQSALKKMKKDDVLCVTGSHFTVGEFLSCRKNKK; translated from the coding sequence ATGAACTATCAGCAAGCAGTGGATTTCCTTTTTAGTCTGGAAAAGTTCGGGATAAAGTTGGGTCTGGAGAATACTTTTTCCCTGATGAAAAGGTTGGGGAATCCCCATCTCAAGTTTACCTCGATTCATGTTGCCGGGACTAATGGGAAAGGCTCCTGCTGTGCGATGCTTTACTCGATTCTGAGAAAGACAGGATATTCCTGCGGACTTTATACTTCTCCTCATCTTGTAGATTTCAGAGAAAGAATCAGGGTAGGGGAATCTCTCATAGAAAAAGATTACTTAAAAGATTTCGTCTCAGATTTCAAAGGGGAGATTCTAAAGAAAAAGTATACCTTTTTTGAGGTTATTACAGCCTTAGCCTTCTCCTATTTTGCCGACAGGAAAATTGAGCTGGCGGTTGTTGAAACCGGCTTGGGCGGAAGGCTGGACTCGACTAATATTCTGAAACCTGAAGTGAGTGTAATCACCAACATCGGTCTGGAACATACTGACAGATTAGGAAGGACTCTGGAAAAGATCGCCAGGGAAAAAGCAGGGATTATAAAAGATAACGTTCCCACTGTGACCTCAATTGAAAGAGAAAAGCCTTTTAAGGTAATCGAGTCATTATGCCGGCAGAAAAAATCAGAGCTCTTTTCGGTTTTCAAGGATTGCAAATGGGAGATCAAAGAAAGTTCGATTGCAGGAATAAAATTTAATCTTAAGACCAGAACAGATACCTATTCTGGAATAAGACTCAACTTAGCAGGTGAGCACCAGGTCAGAAATGCTGCCTGCGCAATCTTAGCCATAGAGAATCTTACTCATCAAGGGTTTAAAGTTGATAAAAAGGCGATTCTTTCAGGACTAAAGAAGGTAAACTGGCCAGGAAGATTAGAAGTATACTGCAGAAATCCTCTGGTGATTTTAGATGTGGCTCATAACCCGGATGGGATTAGGAATTTGACTTCTGCTCTGAAAAAGTTATTACACGATAAAAATATATATTTCATCTTCGGGGTGATGGAGGATAAAAATTACAGAAAGATGCTCCAGATTATGAGCAGAATAGCTAAGGAAATAATTTTGACTCAACTTGATTATCAACGGTCAGCCAAGCTTGATTCTCTGGCTGATTCGGCTCGAAAGTTAGGGCTGAGATATAGCTCTGTTTCTGGAGTAAAGGAAGCTTACCAGAGTGCTTTAAAAAAAATGAAGAAGGACGATGTTCTCTGCGTGACCGGTTCGCATTTCACCGTGGGTGAATTCTTGTCATGTCGAAAAAATAAAAAATGA
- the accD gene encoding acetyl-CoA carboxylase, carboxyltransferase subunit beta, producing MEWFKKPKTGLVSQQKKEIPDGLWTKCESCGEIIYVKELEKNLWVCHRCNFHFRIKSKDYIELLLDQGKLEEYDNNLISTDPLKFKDSKRYPDRIRDSRKKTGLNDAVIVGIGKIENKEVSFGVMDFGFIGGSMGSVVGEKVARAIERSLERKIPLVIVSCSGGARMQEGILSLMQMAKTSGILAKLYDANIPFISVLTNPTTAGVMASYASLGDVIIAEPKALLGFAGPRVIQQTIGQELPPGFQSSEFFLEHGFLDKIVERKDLKKTVSLLLEYLLPPNKTS from the coding sequence ATGGAATGGTTCAAAAAACCTAAAACTGGCCTGGTCTCGCAGCAGAAAAAGGAGATCCCGGATGGGTTATGGACTAAATGCGAGAGCTGTGGCGAGATCATCTATGTGAAAGAGTTGGAGAAAAACCTGTGGGTGTGTCACCGGTGCAATTTTCACTTCAGGATAAAATCCAAAGATTATATCGAGCTTCTGCTGGATCAAGGGAAATTAGAAGAGTATGATAATAATCTGATCTCCACTGACCCGCTTAAGTTTAAAGATTCCAAAAGGTATCCGGACCGGATAAGAGATTCGCGTAAGAAAACCGGGCTGAACGATGCGGTGATCGTAGGGATTGGTAAAATCGAAAACAAAGAGGTCAGCTTCGGGGTGATGGATTTTGGATTCATCGGCGGGAGCATGGGCTCGGTAGTGGGTGAAAAGGTGGCAAGAGCCATTGAAAGATCTCTGGAGAGAAAAATACCTCTGGTGATTGTATCCTGCTCTGGTGGAGCCAGGATGCAGGAGGGGATTCTATCTTTAATGCAGATGGCGAAAACCAGTGGAATTCTGGCTAAACTCTATGATGCTAACATTCCGTTTATCTCTGTTCTCACCAACCCCACTACGGCCGGGGTTATGGCAAGCTATGCCTCCCTGGGTGACGTTATAATTGCCGAGCCAAAAGCACTTTTAGGATTTGCCGGACCCAGGGTGATCCAGCAGACTATTGGACAGGAGCTTCCGCCTGGTTTCCAGAGCTCCGAGTTTTTCTTAGAACACGGTTTTCTGGATAAGATCGTGGAAAGAAAGGATTTGAAGAAGACGGTTTCTCTTCTGTTGGAATATCTCTTGCCCCCGAATAAGACAAGCTGA
- the rimI gene encoding ribosomal protein S18-alanine N-acetyltransferase, with protein MSEQLKDLTFERMKEGDLEEVLRIEKESFSDPWTRESFLEDLNKDFTYPAVARKDGKLVGYTCLWKIEDELQLANIAVDNEHRRQGIAQRLMEWIIEQGLKQKCKSVTLDVRISNSVALTLYRKFGFEQIGRRKNYYRFPVEDAIIMEKKL; from the coding sequence ATGTCTGAACAGCTCAAGGATTTGACCTTTGAAAGGATGAAAGAAGGAGATTTAGAGGAAGTCCTCAGGATAGAAAAGGAAAGCTTCTCTGACCCCTGGACCAGGGAATCTTTTCTGGAGGACCTTAATAAAGATTTTACTTATCCAGCAGTGGCAAGGAAAGACGGGAAATTAGTCGGATATACCTGCTTATGGAAGATCGAGGATGAGCTACAGCTAGCCAACATTGCAGTAGATAACGAGCACCGGCGCCAGGGAATAGCTCAAAGACTGATGGAATGGATAATCGAGCAGGGATTAAAGCAGAAATGCAAAAGCGTGACCCTGGATGTGAGAATATCCAATTCAGTCGCTTTGACGCTTTACAGGAAATTCGGTTTTGAGCAGATCGGCAGAAGGAAAAATTATTACCGCTTTCCGGTAGAAGATGCCATCATAATGGAGAAAAAGCTCTAA
- the tsaB gene encoding tRNA (adenosine(37)-N6)-threonylcarbamoyltransferase complex dimerization subunit type 1 TsaB, whose amino-acid sequence MKILGIDTATPFLALGIVEDERVLAELRFNAGQTHAQILLPSIDRVLNEASLKLEELDGIAISIGPGSFTGLRIGLATAKGLCFASGKPLISVPTLDGLVYFQRSSSDPLVPILDAKKNEVYSAVYDSRDGGIKRVSDYWVTTLEKLVAKIPQEVIFLGLGLEVFKENLKKLLGEKAHFLEGERNLPSGTAIAFLGLEKFKRSQFEYLDKLEPFYLRSSEQELKFKNV is encoded by the coding sequence ATGAAAATCTTAGGCATAGATACTGCAACTCCTTTTTTAGCTTTAGGGATTGTGGAAGATGAGAGGGTTTTAGCTGAGCTTAGATTTAATGCCGGGCAGACGCATGCCCAGATTCTTCTGCCCAGCATTGACAGGGTTTTAAATGAAGCTTCCTTAAAGTTAGAGGAACTGGATGGGATTGCAATTTCCATAGGTCCTGGTTCTTTTACCGGCTTAAGAATTGGACTGGCTACTGCCAAAGGACTTTGTTTCGCTTCAGGAAAACCTCTAATTTCTGTGCCTACTTTAGATGGTTTAGTATATTTTCAGAGATCTTCCTCAGATCCTTTAGTTCCGATCTTGGATGCTAAGAAAAATGAGGTCTACTCAGCAGTCTATGATTCCAGAGATGGCGGAATAAAGAGAGTCTCAGACTACTGGGTCACTACTTTAGAAAAACTAGTTGCCAAAATTCCACAGGAGGTTATATTCTTAGGTCTGGGTTTAGAGGTTTTCAAGGAGAATCTGAAGAAGCTTTTGGGAGAAAAAGCTCATTTCTTGGAAGGAGAGAGGAACCTGCCCAGCGGAACAGCTATAGCTTTTTTGGGCTTGGAAAAATTCAAGCGCTCTCAATTTGAGTACTTAGATAAATTAGAGCCTTTTTATCTGAGAAGCTCTGAGCAGGAGCTGAAGTTTAAAAATGTCTGA
- the tsaE gene encoding tRNA (adenosine(37)-N6)-threonylcarbamoyltransferase complex ATPase subunit type 1 TsaE, producing the protein MFKDKIITSSPEETKKLGEKIAQGFYPGLVVALFGTLGSGKTCLTQGICSGLGVKDFVVSPSFVLINEYQGKYKVYHIDLFRLEKLSEIINLGYEEYFYGDGVCIVEWAEKASALLPEKRIEIHLKTLSESEREIRIEEF; encoded by the coding sequence TTGTTTAAGGATAAAATCATAACCTCATCTCCAGAGGAAACCAAAAAGCTCGGAGAAAAGATAGCTCAGGGTTTTTATCCAGGGCTGGTTGTTGCCTTATTCGGTACTCTGGGCAGCGGTAAGACCTGCCTTACCCAGGGAATCTGTTCCGGCTTAGGCGTAAAAGATTTTGTGGTAAGCCCGAGTTTCGTTCTGATCAACGAATATCAGGGGAAATACAAGGTTTATCATATAGACCTTTTTCGCTTGGAAAAATTATCTGAAATAATTAACTTGGGGTATGAGGAATATTTTTACGGGGATGGAGTCTGCATTGTCGAATGGGCGGAAAAAGCATCTGCGCTCCTGCCGGAGAAAAGGATAGAAATTCATCTGAAGACTTTATCAGAAAGTGAAAGGGAGATAAGGATAGAGGAATTTTGA
- a CDS encoding bifunctional response regulator/alkaline phosphatase family protein, with amino-acid sequence MKEEIKSILWVDDEIDNLKSHIIFLEERGYKVTPATNGDDAIALVGKKNFDLVLLDEMMPGKDGLTTLEEIKEKNPHLPVIMITKNEEENLMDQAIGEKIDDYLTKPVNPSQVLSAAKKILGKRRIREEHLSKKYAEDFNRVRSTLAGPVSWREWIEIHRLLSEWDLEMEDFKEIGLSETHFTQRRECDLEFGRFVERNYVDWVEKKDSPPLSVDIVPKYLYPLLLEKKPVFFIVVDCMRLDQYLYIEPILNQYFNLQREYYYSILPTATPYSRNALFSGLFPEEVAKHYPELWKAGTEDESSRNRYERQLLDAQLQRLKLTFKTEPKYVKVLDIAEGDNLARKISSYRNGSLLSIVYNFLDILAHGRSESEILKEIAPDEGAFRSLMRSWFLHSSLFEILKYLSRQDCTVLLTTDHGSVLGTRGTVAHGKKDTSTNLRYKYGDNLNCDQKDALLIKDPKGYKLPTYTMSTTYIIAKEDYYFVYPTKQSEYERQYKNSFQHGGISLEEMILPVTILRPKI; translated from the coding sequence ATGAAAGAAGAGATAAAAAGCATTCTCTGGGTGGATGATGAGATAGATAATCTAAAATCCCATATTATTTTCTTAGAGGAAAGAGGATACAAAGTAACGCCAGCTACGAATGGGGATGATGCCATAGCTTTAGTGGGAAAGAAAAATTTCGATTTAGTTCTCTTAGATGAGATGATGCCGGGCAAAGATGGATTGACTACTCTGGAAGAGATAAAGGAGAAAAATCCTCATCTGCCGGTGATTATGATCACGAAAAACGAAGAGGAGAATCTGATGGATCAGGCAATCGGGGAAAAGATAGACGATTACCTGACCAAGCCGGTTAATCCCAGCCAGGTGCTCTCAGCTGCTAAAAAGATATTAGGCAAAAGAAGGATCAGGGAAGAGCACCTCTCGAAAAAATATGCTGAGGATTTTAACCGGGTCCGCTCAACTTTAGCTGGTCCCGTGAGCTGGAGGGAATGGATTGAAATTCACCGCTTGCTTTCAGAATGGGACTTGGAGATGGAGGATTTTAAAGAGATAGGTTTGTCCGAGACACATTTCACTCAGAGAAGAGAATGTGACCTGGAGTTCGGCAGATTCGTGGAAAGGAATTATGTGGACTGGGTCGAGAAGAAAGACTCCCCTCCGCTGTCCGTAGACATCGTTCCCAAATACCTCTATCCTTTGCTTTTGGAGAAAAAACCGGTTTTCTTCATCGTGGTCGATTGCATGAGGCTGGACCAGTACCTTTACATCGAACCGATTTTGAACCAGTATTTCAACCTCCAGAGAGAATACTACTATTCCATCCTCCCGACAGCAACTCCTTATTCCAGGAATGCTCTTTTCTCCGGGCTTTTTCCAGAGGAGGTGGCAAAGCATTATCCTGAACTCTGGAAGGCAGGGACTGAGGATGAGTCCAGCCGGAATAGATATGAAAGACAGCTCCTGGACGCCCAGCTGCAAAGGTTGAAGCTTACTTTTAAGACCGAGCCCAAATATGTCAAGGTGCTGGATATCGCTGAGGGGGATAATTTAGCCCGGAAGATATCATCTTACAGAAACGGTTCACTTCTTTCCATAGTTTACAATTTCCTGGATATCTTAGCTCACGGAAGGTCTGAGTCTGAGATCCTCAAAGAGATTGCACCAGATGAGGGGGCTTTTCGTTCCCTGATGAGGTCATGGTTCTTGCACTCCTCTCTTTTCGAGATATTGAAGTATCTATCCAGGCAGGACTGCACAGTCCTTTTGACCACTGACCATGGCAGCGTTCTGGGTACCAGGGGAACAGTAGCTCATGGCAAGAAGGATACCTCCACCAACTTAAGATATAAATATGGGGATAACCTCAATTGTGACCAGAAGGATGCTCTCCTGATCAAAGATCCCAAGGGATACAAACTTCCTACTTATACTATGAGCACTACCTACATCATCGCTAAGGAGGATTACTATTTCGTCTATCCGACGAAACAGAGCGAGTACGAGAGGCAGTACAAAAATAGTTTTCAGCACGGGGGTATTTCTTTAGAGGAGATGATTCTCCCGGTAACAATCCTTCGTCCCAAAATATAA
- a CDS encoding HAMP domain-containing histidine kinase translates to MEKKNNHSIRNTQYESGVRFSSLFFKLALLFGIIILALVYVFYTQYVINRLKEDSKRVVTAYARLWSLVASEATTGAEIDLIFDEVIRKSNFPIIVTSADGQPQAWRGISIAWDDTTVQAKLKLRELIRKMDKDKAPIPIYYGEEKKVINFLHYRDSELISQLRIMPYLELGLLVVVIGIGFMSFRNMQRSEKRYIWVGMARETAHQLGTPLSSLLGWIELLKTGSGQKEDYLEKMQIDVKRLEKIASRFSQIGSLPELKETELNEVVTETVGYFKERTPEGVTIEEHLGEPLKLEMNRELLTWVIENLLKNSVEAVECQNGKIEVSTGIDKSGKNAFILVTDNGRGIPTREQGKIFAPGYTTKKRGWGLGLSLARRIVEEYHKGKLSLVESIPNQKTTFQVCLPLGSKKGREKSVD, encoded by the coding sequence ATGGAAAAGAAAAATAACCATTCTATACGAAATACCCAATACGAATCGGGAGTGAGGTTCTCCTCGCTCTTTTTTAAGCTGGCGCTTTTGTTTGGGATAATCATCCTGGCGTTGGTGTATGTTTTTTATACTCAGTATGTTATCAACCGGCTGAAGGAAGATTCAAAAAGGGTAGTAACAGCTTATGCCAGGCTTTGGAGTCTGGTAGCTTCTGAGGCAACCACCGGTGCGGAAATCGATCTGATCTTCGACGAGGTAATAAGGAAAAGTAATTTCCCCATAATCGTCACCTCAGCTGATGGGCAGCCGCAAGCCTGGAGAGGAATTAGCATAGCCTGGGATGATACCACAGTTCAAGCCAAACTCAAGTTAAGAGAACTGATCAGAAAGATGGACAAAGATAAAGCGCCCATACCTATCTACTATGGAGAGGAAAAGAAAGTTATCAACTTCCTCCACTATAGGGATTCAGAACTTATCTCCCAGCTCCGGATTATGCCTTATCTGGAATTAGGACTCCTGGTGGTGGTTATCGGGATCGGTTTTATGAGTTTCAGAAACATGCAGAGGAGCGAGAAAAGGTACATCTGGGTGGGGATGGCAAGGGAGACCGCACATCAATTGGGAACCCCGCTTTCATCCCTTTTAGGCTGGATAGAGCTCCTCAAAACCGGCTCCGGTCAAAAGGAGGATTATCTGGAGAAAATGCAAATAGATGTTAAGAGGCTTGAAAAAATCGCCTCCCGCTTCAGCCAGATAGGCTCTCTTCCGGAGTTGAAAGAGACTGAGTTAAATGAAGTAGTCACAGAAACTGTAGGATATTTTAAGGAAAGGACTCCTGAAGGTGTAACAATTGAGGAGCATTTAGGAGAACCACTCAAGCTGGAGATGAACCGCGAGCTTTTAACCTGGGTAATCGAGAACCTTCTCAAAAATTCCGTGGAAGCGGTTGAGTGTCAGAACGGAAAGATAGAGGTCTCCACTGGCATTGATAAGAGCGGAAAAAATGCTTTCATTCTGGTGACTGACAACGGCAGAGGGATTCCGACCAGAGAACAGGGTAAGATCTTCGCTCCAGGATATACGACCAAAAAAAGAGGCTGGGGGCTGGGACTTTCCTTAGCCAGAAGAATCGTAGAAGAGTACCATAAAGGGAAACTGAGCCTGGTGGAAAGCATTCCCAATCAGAAGACGACTTTCCAGGTCTGCCTTCCCCTGGGGTCAAAAAAGGGTCGAGAAAAGAGCGTAGATTAG
- the serS gene encoding serine--tRNA ligase, which translates to MFDLKFIRENKELVKKAIQNKNESLNLDELLKLDEKRREAISSVEELKRQRNLSNQAIASLKKEKKDVQAEIEKMREVSEKISSLDNSLKEIEDKIDNLLLRVPNIPHSTVPVGFDENSNVVVKEWGELPKFDFEPRAHWEIGELLGILDLARGAKLSGSGFYALTGKGALLERGLINFMLDLHTKEHGYKEVWTPFMVNRASMTGTGQLPKLEEDMYLCEKDDLFLVPTAEVPVTNLHRDEILKAEELPIYYVAYTPCFRREAGSYGKDTRGILRVHQFDKVELVKLVRPEDSYEEHEKLVADAEEVLQLLKIPYRLRLLCTGDLSFAAAKCYDIEAWAPGVKKYLEVSSCSNYEAFQARRIGIKYKPDPKSKPEYVHTLNGSGVALARTVAALLENFQTEKGAVIVPEVLRPYLGGLKEIT; encoded by the coding sequence ATGTTTGACCTGAAATTTATTCGGGAGAATAAAGAGTTAGTCAAAAAGGCGATTCAGAATAAAAATGAATCCTTAAATTTAGACGAGCTTCTAAAATTAGATGAGAAGAGAAGGGAAGCTATCTCTTCGGTTGAGGAATTAAAACGCCAGAGAAATCTCTCCAACCAGGCTATAGCTTCGCTCAAAAAGGAGAAAAAGGATGTTCAGGCGGAGATCGAGAAAATGAGGGAGGTCTCTGAAAAAATCTCCTCATTAGATAATTCCCTGAAAGAGATAGAAGATAAAATCGACAATTTGCTTTTAAGGGTACCAAACATCCCGCATTCCACTGTCCCGGTAGGGTTTGATGAGAACTCAAATGTAGTGGTAAAAGAGTGGGGGGAGCTACCTAAATTCGATTTTGAGCCAAGAGCACATTGGGAGATTGGAGAGCTTCTGGGTATTTTGGACCTGGCAAGAGGTGCGAAGCTTTCAGGCTCAGGATTTTATGCGCTCACTGGCAAGGGTGCTCTTTTAGAAAGAGGGCTGATAAATTTTATGCTGGACCTGCATACCAAAGAGCATGGATATAAAGAAGTATGGACTCCTTTTATGGTAAACAGAGCCAGTATGACAGGCACCGGACAATTGCCTAAATTAGAAGAGGATATGTACCTGTGCGAAAAAGATGACCTTTTCTTAGTGCCCACGGCTGAGGTTCCGGTTACCAATCTCCACCGGGATGAAATCCTCAAAGCAGAGGAGCTTCCCATCTATTATGTTGCCTATACTCCTTGTTTCAGAAGAGAAGCAGGCTCCTATGGCAAAGATACTCGTGGTATACTGAGGGTCCACCAGTTCGATAAAGTGGAGCTGGTGAAATTGGTAAGACCTGAGGATTCCTATGAAGAGCATGAGAAGTTAGTGGCAGATGCAGAGGAAGTATTGCAACTTCTGAAAATTCCGTATAGGTTGAGACTTCTGTGCACCGGTGATCTCAGCTTTGCCGCAGCTAAATGTTATGATATTGAAGCCTGGGCGCCCGGAGTAAAAAAATATCTGGAAGTGTCGTCCTGTAGTAATTATGAGGCTTTTCAAGCCAGAAGGATCGGGATAAAATATAAACCTGATCCGAAATCGAAACCGGAATATGTCCATACCCTGAACGGCTCAGGAGTGGCATTAGCCAGGACAGTTGCTGCTTTGCTGGAGAATTTTCAGACGGAAAAAGGAGCAGTCATTGTACCTGAGGTTTTGAGACCTTATCTGGGAGGGCTCAAAGAGATAACTTAG